DNA from Pseudophryne corroboree isolate aPseCor3 chromosome 7, aPseCor3.hap2, whole genome shotgun sequence:
tttttttttttttaattttaaaataaaatgtaaacaaAATTAACAAAATAACATTAGAGGACTTTTTCAATTGCCTCTATATCGACTATAACCTCCCTTAAATGGGCTTTTAGCCGCCCTAAAAGTGCTGGCAAAgtgctgggatctccaactgcagcatctgaaaagaagagtcaaagaaaacattaataacttactcacattacctattatacaagcagggcacaaagcccactttaatgcaggcctgtccaaactgaggccctccagctgttgtgaaactacatataccagcatgcctttacacagttttggggtcagagaatgcaaaactgtgtcagggcatgctggaatgtgtagtttttcaccagctggagggccgcagtttggacaggcctgctttaatgcctaagtgactgcatcatggctgttttaaggataaatcagtagcagaacaacacacaagcctgctcagcaatgttttttttttttataacaagaaagtgtaccacaccatggggtacatttactactacgggagttctatttaagatgggacgttgaccatagcaaccaatcaaattatacatgttatcttgtaaaagtgggcataaaaattacaagtataatcttattggttgctatgggcaacatcccatgttaaagagaactaccatcttagtaaatgtaacaccatgttggcattcattcacatctggagtgaagagaattcaatttttggaggtttggtcctgcatcatcacactgcatatcaacatcttcagaaggacaacatatcctagcatgcccacactccctgaaaaccgccTTTACTAaacaaggtcaaacaggttttgaaaaatccaataagcattttgtgagtctaattttcacaccacaaatcattgtgttgttcggctggctaacaaagtgaagcatgtgatttgaaagtgcaaacattatgaatacacaggcacaagtgtaaaagactaacaacatactaaactccactcaggtagaaatgttaggctgaaaactgagcacatataaaccatgttgtcctggcaaccctgtcgaactaatgagtgtcgacctagagtggacacacaaaacattgcacacataaacactacatataatgatacTCACAAAAATTTCAATGCAACATGAACACCATGAATAATAACTCAAAATGTTTTCCTTGCTAGCTGATTTtcaacagtacaacagtgcatgttttgacattgtaagtgtaagtaggtaatcattattttacaaatgttaaaacacttactttcctctgcaacatgatgaTCACCACTTAgtccatcaggggcttcttctgcccattcactgggtggtgaaggcagctggatgggggaaggaggagggattggggaaggaggagggatgggggaaggaggctggatgggggaaggaggagggattggggaaggaggagagatgggggaaggaggagggattggggatgtattttctgagggtgggtctgattgagagggcgaggggggcggagagaatgtttgtccaatagagggtgaggggggctgagaaggggagttggaaggagaaggagaaggggactgggaaggaggagaagggggcacagaaagaggagaggtgggctgagaaggggactggaaaggggagggggactgggaagctgagggggactgggaagctgaggtggactgggaagctgagggggactgggaagctgaggtggactgggaagctgagggagactgggaaggggagggggagtgagaaggggagggtggttgagaaggggaggggggctgagaaggggcctgatgttgcctccctgcatcagcttgccgttgtggtcgtcctataatgatatatgtattatattttgtattgcatgtaaaatttcagaaacaccatttgtcaattacactgttctgtcccatgtaaaagacacagggcttggttttttttttattcttatgaGTTTTAAAACTGTTGATGTTGTCCACAGCAACCAAAATGATTATACTAAACATTTTTGATGCTCATTactgaatctattccattgagtcatattgattggtataggcaacatcaccagatcactattcaagccaccttattatatagacaccactgatcaagttatttggtacagtttccagcctgtgtattaattctgtacaacatgcacttgttttgaatcactttgctacagtcagtactgtttgccctaaccacacacactgtcatatttattaaattagttcagtcagtgttgcaattacagactaccacttagtgtaaatttgcaaagtttatgctaataatctctgttatgtaatgtaacttactgcgtgcacgcatttgccggatttgctggcggatctccgccaacaggtccggagtCCTCCTGCGTAGGTCACTCCATCTCCTTTCTAAttgtatgatggtccgcctgctgcggacgcgagtcctcagtaggtggcggacctccgcgtaggcctcgcgcttaacccgatttgggataaagcgcccaacgcggcctacgcggcggtccatcaccgcaaccaggacgcagagctcccgcctggtgaaaggtgctgcacgcatcatggcaatggcgttttccttatttgggcatatatttatagtgtgtgttagcatgtgattggtctaaaatctatgctgtcattacaataaactttattgatgtttgcaatgctgtgaagagcagagtggtaatttcgctcgagcggaaatacgcagtcgcggaagaggaaaaattaaacaaaaattttACACACAACCACCAACTAAAACatccacacaaacacagacacacacacacacacacacacacacacacacacacacactttgttaaaaagaaaaaaaaatactctgtgtactcaccacattttgtgtgataattcagctgcacagtcacaaagtggccaacatttattttcatttgtttgtgtttttttcattaaaaacaggattagatgaaagaaaacaaataaggacactatttagcaacatcacattattagattctaaaataaaacattgtaagcttaacctgtttaaggttattttttttaaaacataattagATATTCCCACACACCCGAATAATTACAAAATGAGCATAAGCATACAGTGTTTTTTATTAATTtcgaaaagtaaataaaaaaacactatacctgaaatattcttcaacaatgcttgccctgacttggcttctcctccgtgaaacactccccccaccgaatcgacggacaacccctggctcctcatctggcaattcctctgtctgaggaagctctacgctactccttaccgcgatgttatgtagtatagcgcacaggaccactattttacttgccatctccggcgaatacatgatgtcgccaccagtgcggtggagcacacgaaaacggcctttaaggaccccaattgttcgctccaccagctgtctagtggcagtaagcgcggagttaaattccgtctgtggtcctggcctgggattacggtaaggagtcatgagccagggggtgcaaggatatccacggtctcctgtttgaggagaagaaaaaattagaaagagtatattcctaaaattgtaaaaaaatggcaggaaattatgttggccaactcacccaataaccacatgtctgctcgttgacttgatcttaatctgtgccatatccctgattgtctaatgacataagcatcatgcgagtttccgggaaacttggcattcagggaaaggatctggagggatggcccacaaacaaccattacattcagagaatgaaacagtttcctgtttctataaatttcttcattatgtcttggtggcacaatagctacatgtgtgccatccacaaccccaataacatgtgggaagcgactaccaccttcctcaaattgccgcttcaccacatctagggcaccatcatccagaggcatagcaataaattgcttcacacgctttatgaaagcctggctgacacgccgcaggaccttactgaactggccctgcgacatgccaaccaggtctccaacaacatgctgaaatgaccctgtggccaaaaaatgtaacacagcaaggaattgtgtcaatggtggtattgctgtaggataccgaattgaagactccagatcactctctattatggagagagtgtctaggattagatgtggtggcagcctgtatctacgcacaacaacatcatctggcatcccaaaaagtaggacacgggtgcggaaaattggtggcctagcacgcctccattgccttggttgatgaggagccggttgtggttggcgggctggcggttggggtgggagtgcttccgtgggttggggtgggagggctccagcagccacaaagaccgacatcaccaacttaaaataaaggtaataatattgagaataagacaatttaaaaaatcaaatgtacaACCTTAATCCAAATTAAATTTTCTGTgtgtaaacttactgcaggagcatacgacattttttCTGTATTCAATTACGGACcaataaaaaattgtgaaaaaaaaggGAAAGCATAAATTAAAAGGTATGAACAAACATAGGTTAACCAAAAAAATTCACAATGTGTAAACCAACCAAACATACACATAATAAGAGCATAAAAAAAATTACCAACACCAACGTATAACTAATGATAATTATGTAAAAAATCTAAACTACATTCTACACAAAATTGAGtactttagtagctattacaggcaagaccagcactactttgctgatcaatccggaaaaataaaagtaatttttaaaaaatgattgatgacaaacataagcaaaacactttgaacacacacatactccacaacacacaggcctaggggactcacCTGCTCCACAAAATAACACAGTTGATTTGTTATTGAAAATGGGCCAAATAATAAAGGAAAAATTGGCCTGAAAATTAAGTCGGATCACTTCTCCTGAAAatatacacctacaagagacacaaaatgagactaagagcacatagagaccattagcacaaacagacacaaacacaggcctaggggactcacCTGCTCCACAAAATAACACAGTTGATTTGCTATTGAAAATGGGCCAAATAATAAAGGAAAAATTGGCCTGAAAATTAAGTCGGATCACTTCTCCTGAAAatatacacctacaagagacacaaaatgagactaagagcaACATTTTTAAATGACTCcacaaaacagaaacactaaagtacaggttagtccaaaaaattaataaacaaaaaaaaaaaaaaaaagatattcttACTAAAACTGAAAAACACCTGCATTGCACCAACAAACATACTTGCATTTAACAACAAGACGATTGCACGACTACTCACAAACGGAACTTCGCAAAAAATACGCAATACGGTGTATatgctaaaagctaaaaaaaacggaaaactgtatgcttgacaatgctaaaattacaCACTGCAAAGTCCAAAAGAGCACCTTCTCGCACGAGACAGAAACTCCATTCATCACCagcacactcacagcgtgcaaaccaggcccttaaataagcagtacaatcagtagcaATATTAACATaccgtacacctgtgtgaatgagtgcgccgcacgtaggtataaatcgccacacacctgggcgtacagacgtcatctccaacatggctactcgtgaggaattagcagcagagatggaccgcattatgcagcagcagatggcattggcgaaaaaacgcatagagtgccagagacgaatgatggaatccgcctctgcggatttggaagaggcaggacccagtactcgggaaatgtcagcttctgagagccaacaattaagtggggataccctgccacacacacatactggccaaactgagggagaatcatcattagccacacaagcacaacagacagaagctgctagtgacgaggaagatggtgaggagcaacaggaggaaagctcacaggctacctccagacgtaaaaaaagacagccagcattcactaagagggagttgcgtgttttggtcacgcaagccatgtccaaaatacatagaggacccaaaaacatgggtgctgctacgaaagatcgcatctggagggacatcacacattctgtgaatgaagttggctctgtcgtcagaacatcacaggaagttagacgacggtaagtgcatcttgccagtccattctctgtgctaagtagtcttaaaaatgtagttacatgtgatgttatgtatagcaaacaaaagcagaacatgtgtcctatatatttatttccagaaataataatactctactttgcccctatttccccaaacatatgtagttgggccgacttcaaatcccgcctgaaggcaaagaggtctgcggagtggaatgcctcaagggctacaggtggaggaccatctgtcgctgtggagtttacagacttggaggagatggcgatggcctgtgtcagttatgaggagggccaaggggtgtctaatatggacacggacctgcctgagatcctgacggaacataacttgccaggtaagtttacacacttatttgtctgcaatttcaactgtatttataaaataataactaattctttattgtactcttttcccacacattcttctatttgcttgccacaaaacacagcacaggggggtgatcagttagagtcacaggaaggttatgtggctgaggctgaggtggagggacctagtgggtctggcagtgtgggaccacaaatcccacctctgcaggttcctactggcccccccacccaaccctctgctatcccggagatcctgcttgaaattgctaggtatggtgagagcctaaatgcatttcaagacggggtcctccgggaggtaagccagatagctgtccggctcagtgagcaccgaaccagtgtggagcaaggtgttgctcaactctgccaaggtctggcagagatcaggcagggacaagaacaacttgcctcctcattccaaagccttgcaactaacatcttgcaagggctccaggccatcgctgtctcccttgcccacagtggcagagagccacccacatcggctccctcccctgcccctgcccaggaagaacagaccactgggcaggcccaacgaaggtcgctccgcagaccaagccaagaagaacagcctcaggcggggagaaaaaaaagaaagtgatgtctctccagatgggcagcacccatgtttttcatgttgcctctatgttattttggagttggcttgtgtggccagaatggataactccctcttagtgaaatgtattattaatgtttggaggtattgtagcctgtgagctttttttctgaaacaccagagccatcttcctcttactagtgtgctatgtattgctgtgtttgtgtggtggatcctaattctttctcagttgggtccaaatgtttgtgtggcagggtgtgtaatattttATTTTGTTACTTTAATTTCTCAGTTTGTCAGAAGCTGCATTTtgccgagtactgagttctgctatctcatttgtgtcagtgtcatctgcttgctgcttggtccatctctgcctgtgatactcacgtgtagccatgttgttttgatgtgtaaaaatattactacagtaataaacataTAATATTTTACCAACAATTGTgcactttattcaaggtaatgcattatgtaaatcttagttcctggaagattatgtaagcatatagacacttgtgtaaccataggcgtgcgcagcacattttattagggggtgcactattggaggggtgtgtctatcaccgccttttgggcatgtctagcaccatctattgactgtcaacgtaatacaaaatatccacccttgtaccaatcctaataatgcagatgcattgtcagatgttgtggtgtgcaccaagctgcactcactgcagttacactgcttctcctcagcctggtctggctcaccctctctttcccctgcaagctgcagtcactcaatgacactgacagtcgcagactagttactgctacaAAAACGCGttatgtgtcaatgctgctgccgaccgcctgccagtattgaatttgtcttcctcatcagtggctggcgttggcatagaatagaaggagtgaggtgggcgtgtgatgggtgggcgtgcgagcagcatggtgtcatcacatcacatcacgctgtttttgtacattgaggtggagccgggagtttgaaagccagtggcagtggcacccttgattaacccaggtgtccagtcagtaatgcagtcctgacagggtgcaacgcagaggggacagtaatcagcctgctcaacgatcactgcatcaggcatgtgagatcggattgccggacattagggggtgcctgtgcgcaccaggcaccccccctgcgcacgcctatgtgtgtaACGAGGGATCAATCTGCAAGTTTTTAAAACAATTGCATCTTCAAAAATACTACAGGTATGCcttcaccacactttaatgtccatattaattaaactgacacaacactttttttagttttatctatggtcaacaggacatcatttaaaacattgtcagatattatttaaaaaattaaaaaatcatttctggccaaaattaagtgtatgctgcattatgtgggtgtctgtttatttaggtaaaatgttgctgcttgcaattaacattttgtataatttcacttgtttgcagttagtagtcttacacacattaaaacatgccctttacaaacattttacacaccaactttaacacaaacaacaaccttatttggcagtgtgtgagatttatatgtgagtagaataaacatgtaaagtgggttcagacaattgctgtttgctaactttcatctgtgcagtatttaacaagtaattggccaacagatgaatgtgctctccaattaactgctaattactgcatacacacttgtaacagcacttcgcaaatgcagagtaactgcagacctactcggctgctgcgtgaagattgctatggattcctatgttagttttaacagcgacaatgttttattgcgaaaaacacgcccattgcgaggtgcatactcccacactatacgcccactttcacgcccatgtcggaccattgcgaagtctcgccttcgccacgcctccgccacacctcgttttcgtttgtgagtaacgtGTGGGTTTTTTTGTAGTATTTTTGCACCGGTGTCGTACGATcaggctcgcgcatgcgtattttcgCATTTGCGCATGGGTAGTTAGTTAGGTTTTGCACATTTGCGATGTGATgtctctctgcgatcaactcggaatgagggccaatgcccagatgtacgctttggctcatatattgcatgtaaatctggctctggtgctagccagtgcctcctgagctatttagctcactgcacgtcccagaTGTACTAACCATATTGAGATGCATTTTATATTACTTCACCGGCTCTACTTTACACCAGTTATGTTCATAAAAAGTGGACATCATGCTTGAAATATTGTGGGTGTCAGtcagccagatgtactaagcttgaaaagtgataaatatcactgtgataaagcaccagccaatcggctcctaactgtcatttttcaaacacagcctgtgacatggcagttaggagccgattggctggtgctttatcacagtgatatttatcacttttcaaccttagtacatctggcccagtgtgCGGAGGAAGGTA
Protein-coding regions in this window:
- the LOC134943734 gene encoding putative nuclease HARBI1, with product MSVFVAAGALPPQPTEALPPQPPARQPQPAPHQPRQWRRARPPIFRTRVLLFGMPDDVVVRRYRLPPHLILDTLSIIESDLESSIRYPTAIPPLTQFLAVLHFLATGSFQHVVGDLVGMSQGQFSKVLRRVSQAFIKRVKQFIAMPLDDGALDVVKRQFEEGGSRFPHVIGVVDGTHVAIVPPRHNEEIYRNRKLFHSLNVMVVCGPSLQILSLNAKFPGNSHDAYVIRQSGIWHRLRSSQRADMWLLGDRGYPCTPWLMTPYRNPRPGPQTEFNSALTATRQLVERTIGVLKGRFRVLHRTGGDIMYSPEMASKIVVLCAILHNIAVRSSVELPQTEELPDEEPGVVRRFGGGSVSRRRSQVRASIVEEYFS